The following are encoded in a window of Actinomyces oris genomic DNA:
- a CDS encoding PH domain-containing protein — MSPSWESRLEAARKARADAAGESGPAASRDLPLPENVTWHRVSLVTPVLEGWKIVTGVLAFVTVQNLDELVRAYRFISEHGFTLGGGIGYYLLGLVAFIALWVGLGLLSWWRRAYAVDADGVYLRSGILSRKLRTARLPRIQSVDVVHPLLGRIFGLGQLTVEVAGGRDSRVVIGFLTTRELQTLRDRILDLAAGQIDLPGPAVEAGAVGASAVGRDTGGIDNATSAVRPEGLAPEGAAGSQAAPEQRAVPMRASHFREHPLYSVDGATLLGSLLRSSSVYVLGLAVIGMLSAGILILVSDSMTGSEALTIISSYLTMVIAMATIVWSHFNSAWNFQAAATPSGIRMRYGLTSDTSRTLPPGRVHGVGIAQPILWRGKDWWKVDVTVAGREDRSQDGQNRQFGNLLLPVGVRDTALRALWLVVPDLGVPDPDRLLAQALIGRDDDGVGDPQAPAGSAERGFVRISRRGRLFRPLTWRRAAIALTDTCVIIRHGRWRRRVAVFPYERIQSLRVRQGPLARRRGLASLRLDMVAQEVPASITNLDAADAKALAARISQRALHRARAEQLDRWLARAVAATQPAGPSAR, encoded by the coding sequence GTGAGCCCCAGCTGGGAGAGCCGGCTGGAGGCCGCCCGGAAGGCCAGGGCGGACGCCGCGGGGGAGAGCGGGCCCGCCGCCTCCCGGGATCTGCCCCTGCCCGAAAATGTCACCTGGCACCGGGTCAGCCTCGTCACGCCGGTGCTGGAGGGCTGGAAGATCGTCACCGGTGTCCTGGCCTTCGTTACGGTCCAGAACCTCGACGAGCTGGTGCGCGCCTACCGCTTCATCTCCGAGCACGGCTTCACCCTGGGCGGGGGGATCGGCTACTACCTGCTTGGCCTGGTCGCGTTCATCGCCCTGTGGGTGGGGCTCGGGCTGCTCAGCTGGTGGCGGCGCGCCTACGCCGTGGACGCCGACGGCGTCTACCTGCGCTCGGGCATCCTCAGCCGCAAGCTGCGCACGGCCCGTCTGCCGCGCATCCAGTCGGTCGACGTCGTCCACCCCCTGCTTGGGCGCATCTTCGGTCTGGGGCAGCTGACCGTCGAGGTCGCCGGGGGCCGGGACTCGCGGGTCGTCATCGGATTCCTCACCACCCGCGAGCTTCAGACCCTGCGCGACCGCATCCTTGACCTGGCCGCCGGACAGATCGACCTGCCCGGCCCCGCTGTAGAGGCTGGCGCCGTCGGGGCGAGTGCAGTGGGCCGCGACACCGGCGGCATCGATAATGCCACGTCCGCCGTCAGGCCCGAGGGCCTCGCGCCCGAAGGGGCCGCCGGCTCTCAGGCCGCCCCCGAGCAGCGCGCCGTGCCGATGCGGGCCTCTCACTTCCGGGAGCACCCGCTCTACAGTGTCGATGGCGCCACCCTCCTGGGCTCCCTGCTGCGCAGCTCCTCGGTCTATGTGCTCGGGCTGGCGGTCATCGGCATGCTATCGGCGGGGATCCTCATCCTCGTGTCGGACTCCATGACCGGCAGTGAGGCGCTGACGATCATCTCCTCCTACCTCACGATGGTCATCGCGATGGCGACCATCGTGTGGAGCCACTTCAACAGCGCCTGGAACTTCCAGGCCGCCGCCACCCCCAGCGGCATCCGCATGCGTTACGGGCTCACCTCCGACACCTCCCGCACGCTGCCGCCCGGACGGGTCCACGGCGTCGGGATCGCTCAGCCGATCCTGTGGCGCGGCAAGGACTGGTGGAAGGTGGACGTCACCGTGGCCGGCCGCGAGGACCGATCCCAGGACGGCCAGAACCGGCAGTTCGGCAACCTGCTCCTGCCCGTGGGGGTGCGCGACACCGCCTTGCGTGCGCTGTGGCTCGTGGTCCCCGACCTGGGCGTGCCCGACCCCGACAGGCTGCTCGCCCAGGCCCTCATCGGCCGCGACGATGACGGTGTCGGCGACCCGCAGGCCCCGGCGGGCTCAGCCGAGCGCGGCTTCGTGCGCATCAGCCGCCGCGGACGGCTCTTCCGCCCCCTGACCTGGCGGCGTGCAGCCATCGCCCTCACCGACACCTGCGTCATCATCCGCCACGGCCGCTGGCGGCGGCGAGTGGCCGTCTTCCCCTACGAACGCATCCAGTCCCTGCGTGTGCGCCAGGGGCCGCTGGCGCGCCGGCGGGGCCTGGCCTCCCTCCGACTCGACATGGTCGCCCAGGAGGTCCCCGC
- a CDS encoding PH domain-containing protein, which produces MTSPGTGPGAMPGTSPAAPAAPAAAPAPVRPGEPATRPPAGADPFAPDGVVFHPVSPRLITARILGVGLFCAVVIIGFAIPGVLVSSGYFIPAGIFAALFLWQLWLIPRQVRAMGYALADNHLLWRHGVMFRSITVTPYGRMQFVDTSQGPLARWLGIAEVKLHTASASTDATINGLPVAEAERLRQVLSQRGEERMAGL; this is translated from the coding sequence ATGACCAGTCCCGGAACAGGCCCCGGCGCGATGCCCGGTACCAGCCCGGCCGCACCTGCTGCACCCGCCGCGGCCCCGGCACCCGTCCGCCCCGGTGAGCCAGCCACGCGGCCACCCGCCGGCGCCGACCCCTTCGCCCCCGACGGCGTCGTCTTCCACCCGGTCTCGCCCCGCCTCATCACCGCCCGCATTCTGGGGGTCGGTCTTTTCTGCGCCGTCGTCATCATCGGCTTCGCCATCCCCGGGGTGCTCGTCTCCTCCGGATACTTCATCCCGGCGGGGATCTTCGCAGCGCTGTTCCTCTGGCAGCTCTGGCTCATTCCGCGCCAGGTGCGGGCCATGGGCTACGCCCTGGCCGACAACCACCTCCTGTGGCGCCACGGCGTCATGTTCCGCTCCATCACCGTCACCCCCTACGGGCGCATGCAGTTCGTGGACACCTCCCAGGGGCCGCTGGCCCGCTGGCTGGGCATCGCCGAGGTCAAGCTCCACACGGCCTCGGCCAGCACCGACGCCACGATCAACGGGCTGCCGGTGGCCGAGGCCGAGCGCCTGCGCCAGGTCCTGTCCCAACGCGGTGAGGAGAGGATGGCCGGGCTGTGA